A section of the Streptomyces sp. CG1 genome encodes:
- a CDS encoding DUF6206 family protein, with product MPFIVPGRELAELEERVQKALATTDDRDLEILGYGEVTLVLRLETRDGAFACKRLPLFHDRRRFENYRRTLEEYLKRLAEQRLCVAETQLWHMTLPTGSVVAYCVQQALPVKRLCSTLLHTEGEAWAAAFFTRFLDSLDRVVTPGLGLDAQASNWIDLDGELTYLDVTTPMMRDARGRERLDVRLFFTSLPWALRDVVRLSMSKAIFDKFYERRGVVLDFLGNLHKERLDHLVPMFLRQANARLPEPITKEEVAAYYRGDARMWEIIQRLRRADRFWHRTIRRRTYPFLLPPVVQR from the coding sequence ATGCCGTTCATCGTGCCGGGCCGGGAGCTCGCAGAGCTCGAAGAGCGCGTCCAGAAGGCCCTTGCCACAACCGACGACCGCGACCTGGAAATTCTTGGATACGGCGAAGTCACCCTGGTGCTCCGGCTGGAGACCCGTGACGGCGCCTTCGCGTGCAAGCGGCTTCCGCTCTTCCACGACCGCCGTAGATTCGAAAACTACCGGCGCACCCTGGAGGAGTACCTGAAGCGGCTCGCGGAGCAGCGGTTGTGCGTGGCCGAAACCCAGCTGTGGCACATGACTCTGCCCACAGGATCGGTCGTCGCCTACTGCGTCCAACAGGCACTGCCGGTCAAGCGTCTGTGCTCCACCCTGCTGCACACCGAGGGCGAGGCGTGGGCGGCCGCGTTCTTCACTCGCTTCCTCGACAGCCTCGATCGGGTCGTCACCCCAGGTCTCGGCCTGGACGCCCAGGCGTCCAACTGGATCGATCTGGATGGCGAGCTGACTTATCTGGACGTCACCACTCCGATGATGCGCGACGCACGCGGCCGCGAACGTCTGGACGTACGACTCTTCTTCACATCGCTGCCGTGGGCCCTGCGGGACGTGGTCCGGCTGTCCATGTCGAAGGCGATCTTCGACAAGTTCTACGAGCGGCGCGGCGTCGTCCTGGACTTCCTCGGCAACCTGCACAAAGAGCGCCTGGACCACCTCGTTCCGATGTTCCTGAGGCAGGCCAACGCCCGGCTGCCGGAGCCGATCACCAAGGAAGAGGTCGCCGCCTACTACCGCGGGGACGCCCGGATGTGGGAGATCATCCAACGGTTGCGGCGGGCCGACCGTTTCTGGCACCGCACCATACGACGGCGGACCTATCCGTTCCTGCTGCCGCCGGTCGTCCAGCGGTGA